The Cystobacter fuscus DSM 2262 region CATCCAGGTGCTCGTGCCGCGCGTGACGGCACGTGGCATCGTCAACATGACGGCCCTGGCCGCGGCGCAGGCCCACGTGATGGAGCAGGGCTCTCCGCGCTGAGCGGGCGCCCACCCGGGTGGTGGACTGGACACCCCGGGTGGGCATTTGCTTTCGCCGGGGGTGCTCGGCGCGTTAATCGTAGGGGCCATGAGCCAAGCCACCGACTTCGTCATCGCTCCCGCCGAGCGTCCCAGCCTGCCCATCGAGGGCACCTCGGCCCGCTTCCCCGTCCGCCGCATCTACTGCGTGGGCCAGAACTACGGCGCCCACGCCCGGGAGATGGGAGGGGATCCCACGCGCGCGCCGCCGTTCTTCTTCTCCAAGCCGGCCGACGCGGTGCGCGTACCGGGTGAGCCCATTCCCTATCCGTCCGCCACCGAGCGGCTCGACCACGAGATCGAGCTGGTGGTGGCGCTCAAGGGCGGTGGCGTCAACGTCACGCCCGAGCAGGCGCTGGGCCTGGTGTACGGCTACGCGGTGGGGGTGGATCTCACCCGGAGGGACTTGCAGGCCGCGGCGAAGAAGGAGGGGCGCCCGTGGGACGCGGCCAAGGGCTTCGATGCCTCGGCGCCCATCGGCGTGCTGCGCCGGGCCGAGGGCGGGGGACTGCCCACGGGGCGCATCTACCTCGACGTGAATGGCCAGACGAAGCAGGACGGCCAGCTCGCGGACATGATCTGGAACGTGGCGGAGATCATCGCCAAGGCGTCGCAGCTGTGGCGGCTGGAGCCGGGAGACCTGATCTTCACCGGCACGCCCCACGGTGTGGGCCCCCTGTCGCGCGGAGACCGCGTGGAGGGCGGCATCGAGGGCGTGGGCACGGTGTCCTTCACCCTGAGCTGACGCGCCGCCCGCCCGCGCTCACTTCCTCGCGGGCGCCGGAGCCTTGGCCGGAGCCGGAGCCTCGGCCGGGGCCTTGGCGCCCCGCCGCAGGGCCGTGACGCTCTTCTGGACGGTGCGCTGGGCCTCGTCCAGCGC contains the following coding sequences:
- a CDS encoding fumarylacetoacetate hydrolase family protein; amino-acid sequence: MSQATDFVIAPAERPSLPIEGTSARFPVRRIYCVGQNYGAHAREMGGDPTRAPPFFFSKPADAVRVPGEPIPYPSATERLDHEIELVVALKGGGVNVTPEQALGLVYGYAVGVDLTRRDLQAAAKKEGRPWDAAKGFDASAPIGVLRRAEGGGLPTGRIYLDVNGQTKQDGQLADMIWNVAEIIAKASQLWRLEPGDLIFTGTPHGVGPLSRGDRVEGGIEGVGTVSFTLS